Proteins from one Maridesulfovibrio ferrireducens genomic window:
- a CDS encoding ABC transporter permease has translation MKALKLFSFKRFRAIAGKEFIQMRRDRLTFAMMIGIPLIQLILFGYAINSDPRHLPLAILSGDNSQYSRAIVSGMQTSTYFDVDRFINSRAEANRLLELGEIQFVLTIPEQFGQKIERGERPTLLLEADATDPMATGNAVNSMKEIVNRAMERELKGSLSYLLPDKSPVDLRIHANYNPEAISQYNIVPGLMGVILTLTLSMITSLAITRERERGTMENLLTTPVRPLEVMLGKIIPYVMVGYIQVMLIMIASIFLFNVPINGNPVIIFLYSSIFIAANLTVGVTISTVAKNQLQAVQMSIFFFLPSLLLSGFMFPFRGMPQWAQTLGSLLPLTHYLRLVRGVLLKGSGWVESTHHLWPIIIFWLIVLVVGLKRYRETLD, from the coding sequence ATGAAAGCTCTAAAACTTTTCTCCTTCAAACGATTCAGGGCGATAGCTGGTAAAGAATTCATTCAGATGCGCCGTGACAGACTCACCTTCGCAATGATGATCGGCATTCCGCTCATCCAGCTGATTCTTTTCGGCTATGCTATAAATTCCGATCCGCGCCATCTACCGCTGGCCATACTTTCCGGTGATAACAGTCAATATTCGCGCGCCATTGTCTCAGGCATGCAAACAAGTACCTATTTTGACGTGGATAGATTCATAAATTCAAGAGCCGAGGCGAATCGGTTACTGGAACTTGGCGAGATTCAATTCGTGCTAACCATTCCTGAACAGTTCGGACAAAAAATTGAGCGAGGCGAACGCCCTACGCTGCTGCTTGAAGCAGATGCAACCGACCCTATGGCAACGGGCAATGCTGTAAACTCCATGAAAGAAATCGTGAATCGAGCCATGGAACGAGAGCTGAAAGGCTCTTTAAGTTACCTGCTGCCGGATAAATCTCCGGTCGATTTACGAATTCACGCAAATTACAACCCTGAAGCCATAAGCCAGTATAACATTGTGCCGGGTCTCATGGGAGTAATCCTCACCCTGACTCTTTCCATGATCACTTCTCTGGCAATAACAAGGGAGCGCGAACGCGGAACAATGGAAAATCTGCTAACAACTCCGGTTCGCCCACTCGAAGTTATGCTTGGAAAGATCATTCCCTACGTCATGGTCGGCTATATTCAAGTTATGCTGATCATGATTGCTTCAATCTTTCTGTTCAACGTACCGATTAACGGCAACCCTGTGATTATTTTTTTGTACTCGTCAATTTTCATTGCCGCGAATCTGACTGTAGGTGTCACAATCTCTACCGTTGCCAAAAACCAGCTTCAAGCCGTGCAGATGTCCATATTCTTTTTTCTGCCGTCTCTATTGCTGTCGGGATTTATGTTCCCATTCAGAGGAATGCCGCAATGGGCGCAAACACTGGGATCATTGCTACCGCTCACGCACTATCTAAGGCTAGTGCGCGGGGTATTGCTTAAAGGCAGTGGATGGGTGGAATCAACTCACCACCTGTGGCCCATCATTATTTTCTGGCTGATAGTTCTTGTGGTGGGACTTAAGAGATATAGGGAGACGCTGGATTAA
- a CDS encoding ABC transporter ATP-binding protein: MDDQTVIDVKGVTKIFGKRTVVDALDMNVKKGEIFGFLGPNGSGKTTFIRMLCGLLRPDAGSGTCLGYDILTEPDLIKPNVGYMAQKFSLYGDLTVRENLDFLARAYQLPNRNKLINEAIDRMGLGKFSNQLADSLSGGWKQRLALTGCTLHGPKLLLLDEPTAGVDPSARRDFWDEVHNLAAQGITALISTHYMDEAERCHRLAYIAYGHLLAKGTLEELITQSGLHTWTLKGPRLNEMTPLLRATDGIDQVVAFGNTLHISGRDESIIEKGIRAVTEPENNFGPSETSLEEVFIDLMQGKTP; encoded by the coding sequence ATGGATGATCAGACTGTCATAGACGTAAAGGGCGTAACCAAAATTTTCGGGAAACGCACTGTGGTTGACGCGCTGGATATGAATGTCAAAAAAGGCGAGATATTCGGTTTTCTCGGCCCTAACGGTTCCGGCAAGACGACCTTTATCCGTATGCTCTGCGGTCTGTTACGCCCGGACGCAGGTTCCGGCACATGCCTTGGGTATGACATTTTAACCGAGCCCGATTTGATCAAACCCAATGTGGGCTACATGGCTCAAAAATTCAGCTTATACGGAGATCTGACAGTCCGTGAAAATCTTGATTTTCTAGCAAGAGCCTACCAGCTTCCGAACCGCAACAAGCTCATTAATGAGGCCATAGATCGCATGGGCCTCGGCAAATTCAGCAACCAGCTTGCGGACAGTCTTTCAGGCGGATGGAAACAGCGGTTAGCTTTAACGGGATGTACATTGCACGGCCCTAAACTACTGCTTCTTGATGAACCGACTGCGGGAGTTGATCCTTCCGCGCGCCGGGATTTCTGGGATGAAGTGCATAACCTTGCCGCGCAGGGAATAACAGCCCTCATAAGTACTCATTATATGGATGAAGCCGAACGCTGTCACAGACTGGCATACATTGCCTACGGCCATCTTTTAGCTAAAGGGACACTTGAAGAATTAATCACACAATCCGGCTTGCATACATGGACTTTAAAGGGACCGCGTCTTAACGAAATGACTCCGCTTCTGCGAGCCACAGATGGGATTGATCAAGTTGTAGCCTTCGGAAACACCCTGCATATCAGTGGTCGGGATGAATCCATAATTGAAAAAGGTATCCGTGCGGTAACTGAACCTGAAAACAATTTCGGACCGTCAGAAACCAGCTTGGAAGAAGTTTTCATAGACCTCATGCAAGGGAAAACGCCATGA
- a CDS encoding HlyD family secretion protein, with translation MKSTFTSAPLIILTLITSLMLSACTNEENFLWQGYIEGDFVYVSSPLGGQLDEINVEKGQQITANQTLFILERNFEKAGVDEASENLDKALNDLADKRKGRRPSEIASIKARLKKAKAAESLAATEYKRRADLYRSRTISEEERDKSRSDYQQATQQVHEITSQLTTATLGSRSDEIKAAESAVEAAKARLVQAHWNYDQKEQIAPRTGLIFDTIRYKGEWIPAGKPVLSILPPENRKVRFYVPEPIVGGFTVGEELFLNYDGLKEPVRIKLTYISPQSEYTPPVIYSSQSRAKLVFMLEAYPSLKDALLLKPGQPVDVSRDIKYFDHKIGLIDTIKSFFRGSNG, from the coding sequence ATGAAATCAACCTTTACTTCCGCCCCACTGATAATCCTGACCCTAATAACAAGCCTGATGCTTTCCGCCTGTACAAATGAAGAAAATTTTCTTTGGCAGGGTTATATTGAGGGCGACTTTGTCTATGTTTCATCTCCCCTCGGCGGACAGCTTGATGAAATTAACGTTGAAAAAGGGCAACAGATAACGGCAAATCAAACCTTGTTTATACTTGAAAGAAATTTCGAAAAAGCCGGAGTAGATGAAGCTTCCGAAAATCTGGACAAAGCTCTCAATGATCTTGCCGATAAACGCAAAGGACGCAGACCGTCTGAAATAGCCTCTATCAAAGCGAGACTTAAAAAGGCAAAAGCAGCAGAATCTCTGGCGGCAACCGAATATAAGCGCAGAGCCGATCTTTATAGATCACGAACCATTTCCGAAGAAGAACGGGACAAATCACGGTCGGACTATCAACAGGCGACCCAGCAGGTTCACGAAATAACTTCACAACTAACCACGGCAACGCTCGGCTCGCGCTCTGATGAAATAAAAGCGGCTGAATCCGCTGTTGAAGCCGCAAAAGCCAGGCTTGTTCAAGCCCACTGGAATTATGACCAAAAAGAGCAAATAGCCCCGCGCACTGGTTTGATTTTTGACACCATAAGATACAAAGGCGAATGGATTCCGGCAGGTAAACCTGTTCTTTCCATTCTGCCACCGGAAAACCGCAAAGTAAGATTCTATGTACCTGAACCGATCGTCGGAGGATTCACTGTTGGCGAAGAATTATTCCTTAACTACGACGGGCTAAAAGAACCTGTGCGAATAAAATTGACCTACATTTCTCCTCAGTCAGAGTATACGCCGCCTGTTATTTACTCCAGCCAGAGCAGAGCAAAACTTGTATTCATGCTGGAAGCTTACCCTTCGCTAAAGGATGCGCTGCTTCTTAAACCGGGCCAGCCTGTAGATGTCAGCCGTGACATAAAATATTTTGATCATAAAATTGGACTTATCGACACCATCAAGTCTTTTTTCAGAGGCAGCAATGGATGA
- a CDS encoding TetR/AcrR family transcriptional regulator codes for MSKRMDRNTRREQIAEAALELAAKSISAITVENVAKACKIVPSALYRHYRNKDEIFDGLRELVRNKLIQNATIAAKEETSPIAILKNLALRHADLLYKYPGIPRLMFSDKITGKKSLRRKAFLTVMTEYREAAASIAEKGQKTGEIRSDIEPQDVVFMLLGTVVPPSFLFHLSDGDYDPRPQIRKNLLLFEDAVKNRNISEES; via the coding sequence TTGAGCAAAAGAATGGACAGAAACACACGTCGCGAACAAATTGCCGAAGCAGCACTCGAACTTGCCGCTAAAAGCATTTCAGCCATCACAGTAGAAAATGTTGCGAAAGCGTGCAAAATAGTTCCATCCGCATTATACAGACATTACCGGAATAAAGATGAAATATTTGATGGATTGCGGGAACTTGTACGTAACAAATTAATCCAAAATGCGACTATTGCTGCCAAAGAAGAAACCAGCCCTATCGCTATTCTAAAAAATCTTGCGCTTAGACATGCAGACCTTCTTTATAAATATCCCGGAATTCCAAGGCTAATGTTCTCCGATAAAATCACAGGCAAGAAATCACTGAGGCGAAAAGCCTTTCTCACTGTTATGACAGAATATCGCGAGGCCGCAGCATCAATCGCTGAAAAAGGACAAAAAACTGGTGAAATAAGATCAGACATCGAACCGCAAGATGTAGTGTTTATGTTATTAGGAACCGTTGTTCCTCCATCCTTCCTATTTCATCTTTCAGATGGTGATTATGATCCCAGACCTCAAATACGGAAAAATCTTCTTTTATTTGAAGACGCTGTTAAAAACAGAAACATTTCGGAGGAATCCTGA
- a CDS encoding Na+/H+ antiporter NhaC family protein, with protein sequence MRYLRGIFLLFTLVLLFCQPALAADSSLGPVNAARFGMLTLIPPFVAIVLAFITKNVILSLLLGVFSGAFMLESKGFNIYNGFVDGFLRLSNEILMSLADPWNAGIILQCLAIGGLIALVSKMGGAKAIADALAKKAKSPRSSQFVTWLLGLLIFFDDYANSLTVGPIMRPVTDKMKVSREKLAFIIDATAAPIAGIALISTWVAYEVGLIRDGLQGIGYDLNAYGVFVETVPYRFYNILILVFILATIWFMREFGPMYKAEHRARTTGKVLSDTAKPMVADEATELKPDPNIIPSIWDAIIPIGTLIVAAFLGFYFNGYNSIMDGDNAKLISILKDTPTSFVAIREAFGASDASVVLFQAALVAGIVALALAIGKKILKVDDAISTWVQGVKSLNITAVILLLAWSLSGIIKELGTAAYLVSILSDTIPIFLLPSIIFVMGSIISFATGTSYGTMGILMPLCIPLAYALSPDQSYVILNIGSVLTGAIFGDHCSPISDTTILSSMGSACDHIDHTKTQIFYAIPVALISIVFGYIPAGLGMPLFIILPMSILAVFATVRFLGKPVSN encoded by the coding sequence ATGCGATATTTACGAGGGATTTTTTTACTGTTTACTTTAGTCCTGCTATTTTGTCAGCCCGCGCTTGCTGCGGACTCCAGCTTAGGTCCTGTCAATGCTGCTAGATTCGGGATGCTCACACTCATTCCGCCTTTCGTTGCCATCGTTCTAGCTTTTATCACCAAAAACGTTATTCTTTCATTACTGCTGGGTGTTTTCTCAGGAGCATTCATGCTCGAATCCAAAGGATTCAACATCTACAACGGATTTGTTGACGGTTTTCTCAGACTTTCCAACGAAATTCTTATGTCCCTCGCTGACCCGTGGAATGCGGGTATCATCCTGCAGTGTCTTGCCATCGGCGGACTTATCGCGCTCGTTTCTAAAATGGGCGGAGCAAAAGCGATTGCTGATGCTCTCGCTAAAAAGGCAAAAAGCCCAAGAAGCTCACAGTTTGTTACGTGGCTGCTCGGTCTTCTTATTTTCTTTGATGACTACGCAAACTCACTGACAGTAGGTCCGATAATGCGTCCTGTCACAGACAAAATGAAAGTCTCCAGAGAAAAACTTGCCTTTATTATTGATGCAACAGCCGCTCCAATCGCAGGTATCGCTCTTATTTCCACATGGGTTGCATATGAAGTCGGCCTTATTCGCGACGGCCTTCAGGGAATAGGCTACGACCTGAATGCTTACGGTGTATTCGTTGAAACTGTTCCTTACAGATTTTATAACATTTTAATTCTGGTCTTCATTCTCGCCACCATCTGGTTCATGAGAGAATTCGGCCCTATGTATAAAGCTGAGCACCGCGCACGTACTACCGGAAAAGTGCTATCTGATACCGCCAAGCCCATGGTTGCCGATGAAGCAACAGAATTAAAGCCTGATCCAAATATTATTCCCAGCATATGGGATGCAATTATTCCTATCGGAACCCTCATTGTAGCAGCTTTCTTAGGTTTCTATTTTAACGGATATAATTCAATCATGGACGGAGATAATGCAAAACTTATCTCAATACTTAAAGACACTCCGACCAGCTTTGTTGCAATCCGCGAAGCATTCGGTGCCTCTGACGCCTCCGTTGTTTTATTCCAAGCTGCACTTGTAGCCGGAATTGTCGCGCTTGCACTAGCTATCGGTAAAAAGATCTTAAAAGTAGATGATGCCATTTCCACATGGGTTCAGGGTGTTAAATCTCTCAATATCACAGCAGTCATTCTTCTGCTGGCATGGTCACTTTCCGGCATCATTAAAGAGCTTGGTACAGCTGCATATCTGGTAAGCATCCTATCTGACACCATCCCGATATTCCTGCTGCCTTCCATCATCTTTGTAATGGGGTCCATAATATCCTTTGCAACCGGTACTTCTTACGGAACCATGGGAATCCTGATGCCGCTGTGTATTCCGCTGGCATATGCTCTCTCACCTGATCAATCATACGTCATCCTAAATATCGGTTCGGTACTTACCGGAGCAATCTTCGGTGACCATTGCTCCCCGATTTCAGACACAACAATTCTGTCATCAATGGGGTCGGCATGTGACCATATCGATCACACCAAAACCCAGATATTCTACGCAATTCCTGTTGCACTTATATCTATTGTATTCGGCTACATTCCTGCCGGACTTGGAATGCCGTTGTTTATAATACTACCGATGTCCATTCTGGCAGTATTTGCAACCGTACGCTTTCTGGGCAAGCCTGTATCAAACTAA
- a CDS encoding hemolysin III family protein has product MLRYIRDPMNGLTHFIGFCLAIVGLKVLLDISIDPINVMHVVTFSVFGVGMILLYLASTLYHWLPLSETGIRYLRKIDHSMIFIYIAATYTPICLIGLKGVWGWSIFGCVWAMAVGGIVTKLFWLHAPRWLSTGFYLAMGWAAIIGIWPLIQALQTGALFWLLAGGILYSIGAVIYALKRPDPWPGILGFHEIFHLFVMAGSFCHFWVMYEYLSRMS; this is encoded by the coding sequence ATGCTTCGGTATATTCGTGATCCAATGAACGGTTTGACTCATTTTATAGGCTTTTGTCTTGCAATAGTTGGATTGAAGGTGCTTCTTGATATTTCAATTGATCCTATCAATGTAATGCACGTGGTTACTTTTTCAGTTTTCGGCGTGGGAATGATTTTGTTGTATCTGGCAAGTACGCTTTATCATTGGCTCCCTCTTTCCGAAACGGGAATACGGTATTTGCGGAAAATAGATCATAGCATGATCTTTATTTATATCGCTGCCACTTACACACCTATTTGTCTTATTGGGCTGAAAGGTGTGTGGGGCTGGTCTATATTCGGCTGTGTGTGGGCTATGGCTGTAGGTGGAATAGTTACTAAACTTTTTTGGCTACATGCTCCACGCTGGCTTTCAACCGGATTTTATCTTGCTATGGGATGGGCGGCTATTATTGGCATCTGGCCTCTTATACAGGCTTTGCAGACCGGAGCGTTATTCTGGCTTTTGGCCGGCGGAATTTTATATTCCATAGGTGCTGTCATTTATGCACTTAAACGTCCTGACCCTTGGCCCGGTATTCTGGGATTCCATGAAATATTTCACCTTTTTGTTATGGCAGGAAGTTTTTGTCATTTCTGGGTTATGTATGAATATCTTTCTCGTATGAGTTAA
- a CDS encoding endoprotease: MSDDVAPEESQAGTTPVDGNEQAKELPSILGGDDAEDENQRNREGEIKEGEPTLRSAPQVDPADYEINYGEGVEIPSHIDKHFRDFARENGVTGEMAQKLVDFNNKLEVARRQDHEQQIYKWAEQINSLPGWQGNAFRQNVSVANKAMKAFASPELVNMIKNSGYNNHPEVVKAFHGIGMRMSEDSYVDSPKPTGRKKTIGEILYPNQPV; the protein is encoded by the coding sequence ATGAGTGATGACGTTGCACCTGAAGAATCGCAGGCGGGAACAACCCCTGTAGATGGTAACGAACAGGCAAAGGAATTGCCATCAATTCTTGGCGGTGATGACGCGGAAGATGAAAATCAGCGAAACCGTGAAGGTGAAATTAAGGAAGGTGAGCCGACTCTTCGTTCTGCCCCGCAAGTTGACCCGGCTGATTATGAAATAAATTATGGGGAAGGAGTAGAAATACCGTCCCATATTGATAAGCATTTTAGAGATTTTGCCCGTGAAAACGGTGTGACTGGCGAAATGGCACAAAAGCTGGTTGATTTTAATAACAAGCTTGAAGTGGCAAGAAGGCAGGATCACGAACAGCAGATTTATAAGTGGGCTGAGCAGATAAATTCACTTCCCGGCTGGCAGGGTAATGCTTTCAGACAGAATGTGAGTGTTGCAAACAAAGCAATGAAGGCTTTTGCCTCACCTGAGCTTGTAAACATGATCAAAAATTCAGGTTACAATAATCATCCAGAGGTTGTTAAAGCGTTTCACGGAATCGGGATGCGCATGTCTGAAGATTCTTATGTGGACAGCCCGAAGCCGACAGGAAGGAAGAAAACAATCGGAGAAATTCTTTATCCTAATCAGCCTGTTTAA
- a CDS encoding major capsid protein, whose translation MGTIGNNALTLAEWSTRVDPSGDVAAVVETLSQTNEILEDAAWVEGNLPTGHRTTVRTDLPTVSWRKLNYGIKPSKSRTKQVDDTCGMLESYAEMDKALSELNGNTSTFRISEERAFLEAMNQEFADTFVYGDTALEPEKYLGLSPRFSNLEHDNVVNFGGTGDNCTSIWIVCWSDQTVHFTFPKGSTGGLTHKDLGEVTLEDANGGKYQGLRTHFKWTPGLVVRDWRYVMRVASIDTTNFGTESLRHALIQALNKIPNTNMGKTVIYCNQTIKTQLDIEASDKNNVMLKTENWEGKPVTTFWGCPIRRVDSILNTESAIIA comes from the coding sequence ATGGGAACTATTGGTAACAACGCACTTACTCTTGCAGAATGGTCTACACGTGTTGATCCAAGCGGCGATGTCGCTGCTGTCGTGGAAACACTTTCACAGACTAACGAAATTCTCGAAGATGCCGCATGGGTTGAAGGCAATCTGCCGACCGGTCACAGAACGACCGTTCGTACTGATCTGCCGACTGTAAGCTGGCGTAAGCTTAACTACGGTATTAAACCCAGCAAATCCCGCACAAAACAGGTTGATGATACCTGCGGTATGCTGGAATCTTATGCGGAAATGGACAAGGCGTTGTCTGAACTCAATGGTAATACTTCCACCTTCCGTATTTCAGAAGAGCGAGCGTTCCTCGAAGCAATGAATCAGGAATTTGCAGATACTTTTGTCTACGGTGACACCGCGCTTGAGCCTGAAAAATATCTGGGACTTTCTCCCCGTTTCAGCAATCTCGAACACGATAATGTAGTCAATTTCGGTGGAACAGGCGATAACTGCACTTCAATATGGATTGTGTGCTGGTCCGATCAGACTGTTCATTTCACCTTCCCTAAAGGCAGCACCGGCGGCTTGACTCATAAGGATCTTGGCGAGGTTACTCTCGAAGATGCAAACGGCGGTAAATATCAGGGACTCCGTACCCATTTCAAGTGGACTCCGGGCCTTGTTGTCCGCGACTGGCGCTATGTAATGCGTGTCGCTTCCATTGATACCACTAATTTCGGCACCGAATCTTTACGCCATGCGCTGATTCAGGCTTTGAACAAAATACCCAACACAAACATGGGTAAAACTGTAATTTATTGCAACCAGACCATCAAAACTCAGCTTGATATTGAAGCCTCCGACAAAAATAATGTCATGCTTAAAACAGAGAACTGGGAAGGTAAGCCTGTGACAACCTTCTGGGGCTGTCCGATTCGCAGAGTTGATTCTATTCTCAATACTGAGTCTGCAATCATTGCTTAG
- a CDS encoding Bbp16 family capsid cement protein — protein sequence MYLDNELCFGEEQAITGNTISENVIYVGEDCGSGNNVKIKVFVDGEDFAGLTDLRIALQGSENDTFGLYDTVFESGPIPVASLIKGYSFPLPSLPVKHKAYVRLSFTVGGSDATSGKISGYVILDDQTNV from the coding sequence ATGTATTTGGATAATGAACTTTGTTTTGGCGAAGAACAGGCAATAACCGGAAATACCATTTCTGAAAATGTTATTTATGTCGGTGAAGATTGCGGTAGCGGTAACAATGTTAAAATTAAAGTCTTCGTGGATGGTGAAGATTTTGCGGGGCTCACAGATTTGAGAATCGCATTGCAGGGATCTGAAAATGACACCTTCGGACTTTATGATACCGTTTTTGAATCCGGTCCTATTCCGGTTGCAAGCCTGATTAAAGGCTACAGTTTTCCGCTTCCGTCTCTCCCTGTGAAGCATAAAGCTTATGTAAGGCTTTCTTTCACCGTTGGCGGAAGTGATGCAACTTCCGGTAAAATCAGCGGCTATGTGATTCTGGATGATCAGACCAACGTATAG